CAGTCAAGTGTTAACTCATGAAGTGTATTTTCAGGGAAATTCCCCCAATGGTTTTGGGCGAATTAGAGATGTAATTATGGGGACAGATGGTGAGTTATACATCACTACGAGTAATTGTGATGGTCGTGGTAATTGTCCTCAAGGTCAAGATAAAATTATCCGCATCACACAATGAAATTGGCAAGAGGCTCAGATCCCCGACTTCTTTAAGAAGTCGGGGATCTTTATTGAATATGGCTATATTTTGCATAAAGCTAAGACTCAGGATTTAGCTGTAATTGGCTAGGATTATTTAGTTTCATAAAACTATCAAAAGCATACCATGCCAAAACATACCAAGGGATAATTTCCAGTTGCAAACCTTTGACTAGAATTTGTCTCACAGCTAATATACTCAGTCCTAGAGGGAAAATAAAGCGCAAGTCAACTTCACCGCTTGTCGCCTGTTCAAAGCGTTTATTTAAGTTAATAATTGCACGTTTCACATCCTCTGCTGCTTCGGAGTTACCCTCAGTAATATCAGCAAAAGTCACGCCTAAATCTAGTAGTGTCGTCAACACATTTTCTAATGTGGCATTTCTACCATCATGGTTGATGATAATACTACCAGAATTAATATTTGTTCGTACCTGAATAATCTGAGATTGTGCCTTGAGGACATTAGTAATACTTTGCATTTCTCTAGGATGACGATGAGGTGGAGAAATTCTCAAACGTATTCTTCCAGGAGTATTACTAATGATTTTAGTCGATATGGGTTTAGCTGTAGTTTTGAAACTTGCTTTTTCCAGAACTTTGGCTATCTTGGTGGGATGACCATAACTATTTGTTAACACACTGTAGCCCTCCTGAATGATATTTCTGCTCGTAGTAGGGGCGAGTTAACAGATACAGCACATTTGAGTTATGTGAGGTACACAAGGGCGGGCAGGATGCCCACCCCACCAGAAGATTTATGATATTATTAACCGCCATGTTCTGCTGTGTTGTCAGCAGATACTTCAAATGTTGGTGTTTCTCTTTCTTCGGCAATTTCAGCTTTCGCCTCGGCTATAATGTCTTCCCAGGTTTCGCCCATTTCTGCAAATACGCCTTTGCTTTTTTCGTAAGCTACCATTCCACCTTTGACCAGTGACTTGGCTATGGGTTTACCAATTCCCGCGACTACAGGAATCAGGACTGGTGCTAGTAATACTGCTCCTATACCGGCTATAATTCCAGGAGCGCCAGCATCTTCAACGAAATCAGTAATTTTAGGTGCCATAATTAATTAACTCTATTTAGATGTAAGTTAGCCCTTTAGCTTAATCTGCGCGGGGTTGTCATCTCATCTTTCTCGTGGTAGAGTTTGATTAGACGCAGGTTTGAGAATCGGACGTAGACCGTTTACCCCGGCAATGATGGTTGAACCGTTGTTAACTACTGTCGCTGCTAAGGGGTTAAGTCCAAAGAAAACGGCGATCGCCATTGCTGCTAAGTTAGGAATAACTACAATATTGGTGTTTTGCTGAATTAGTTGCTTTGTCTGACGCGCGATCGCGATCGCCTGTAGTAAACTATATAAATCATTCTGCATTAACACTACATCTGCTGTCTCACGGGCAATTTCGGAACCATCACCAAAAGACACTGAAACATCAGCGTAGGCTAAAGCTGGCGAATCATTAATTCCATCACCAACAAATGCAACTGTTTTTCCTTGTTGATGCAGTTGACTAACAATGGCGGCTTTTTCTTCGGGAAAGGCTTCGGCGTGGGTATGACTTGGGGAAATACCTAAATCAGCAGCGACAGTTTTAGCTGTTTCTCTGTTATCTCCGGTCAACATATGAACTTCCACACCTTCCACGGTCAATAAGCTGTTAATTACTTCTCGACTTTCTGGGCGTAGAACATCACTATATTTGATTATACCTTGAAGTTGACCGTTACTAGCAACATAAATCAGGGAATTTTCTGATTTTTCTTCTCCATTGAGCGACTCCATATTAACGCCTTGCTGACGCAAAAAGCGATCGCTCCCTACATAAACAATTTCGCCATCAATTTCGGCTTGTACCCCTAAACCCAGTTCATAGCTCCAGTGTCGGCGATGGGGAATTTCTACTTCCTGGGCTTGAGCGTAACGAATTATCGCCTCAGCTACTGGGTGTGTCAAGCGCTGTTCCGCCGCCGCCGCTAGTGCTAAAACTCGCAAGCTGGAAATGTCGGGATGGCAACTTTCCACTTCAATAACAGTGACTTCGCCTTTTGTCAATGTCCCGGTTTTATCAAATACAATGGTATCAACTGCTGCTAGTTGTTCTAAAGCTCTACCACTACGAATCAGAATACCTTGGCGGGCGGCGTAGGAGAGGGCAGCTAAAACTGTTGTGGGAATTGATACGCGAATACCTGTGCATAAATCTAGAGTCAGCACACTGGCTACCCTTGCCGGGTTGCGAGTTGCGGCAAATACTACCCCAGCAAGTAACAAAGTTGGCATTACAGCTAGTTCAGCAATTTTAATTGCTTGGTTTTCCATGCGAGTATCATGGACTGGGGCGGCTTGAATTAACTGGATACTCTGCCCAGCACGAGTGTTATTACCTACTCGTTCTGCTAAAATATAAACTCGCCCTTCTCTGACTAAGGTGGAAGCAAAAACAGTTTGTCCTGGATTTTTTAAGACTGGTATAGACTCGCCTGTGAGTTTCTGTTCATCGAATAAGGCTTTACCCCGGAGAATTTTGCCATCAATGGGGACTTGTTCACC
The window above is part of the Nodularia spumigena CCY9414 genome. Proteins encoded here:
- a CDS encoding HMA2 domain-containing protein; amino-acid sequence: MLTNSYGHPTKIAKVLEKASFKTTAKPISTKIISNTPGRIRLRISPPHRHPREMQSITNVLKAQSQIIQVRTNINSGSIIINHDGRNATLENVLTTLLDLGVTFADITEGNSEAAEDVKRAIINLNKRFEQATSGEVDLRFIFPLGLSILAVRQILVKGLQLEIIPWYVLAWYAFDSFMKLNNPSQLQLNPES
- a CDS encoding DUF5132 domain-containing protein — encoded protein: MAPKITDFVEDAGAPGIIAGIGAVLLAPVLIPVVAGIGKPIAKSLVKGGMVAYEKSKGVFAEMGETWEDIIAEAKAEIAEERETPTFEVSADNTAEHGG
- a CDS encoding heavy metal translocating P-type ATPase, encoding MTKVTLQIASPSLETFQETVEERNRTVDIPQTSCNVIHAIPGRVRWRVPQLRYNRDYAQRLQTLLRSDPLVTSVRINSAAASLVVNYKSSAVNDAKMRSRLRCLILAASQAGIVITDEKPATTLVKTDSCPGMQFSVAATGLAVLQGSLGLPIPPIMVVGSIALATFPVFQRALSGIITQRKLNIDFLDFLAIAITTFQGRFLTPALMLSLIEIGENIRDRTARSSQMQTLDLLNCLGQFVWVERNGEKQQIPIQDLQRGDTVIVYPGEQVPIDGKILRGKALFDEQKLTGESIPVLKNPGQTVFASTLVREGRVYILAERVGNNTRAGQSIQLIQAAPVHDTRMENQAIKIAELAVMPTLLLAGVVFAATRNPARVASVLTLDLCTGIRVSIPTTVLAALSYAARQGILIRSGRALEQLAAVDTIVFDKTGTLTKGEVTVIEVESCHPDISSLRVLALAAAAEQRLTHPVAEAIIRYAQAQEVEIPHRRHWSYELGLGVQAEIDGEIVYVGSDRFLRQQGVNMESLNGEEKSENSLIYVASNGQLQGIIKYSDVLRPESREVINSLLTVEGVEVHMLTGDNRETAKTVAADLGISPSHTHAEAFPEEKAAIVSQLHQQGKTVAFVGDGINDSPALAYADVSVSFGDGSEIARETADVVLMQNDLYSLLQAIAIARQTKQLIQQNTNIVVIPNLAAMAIAVFFGLNPLAATVVNNGSTIIAGVNGLRPILKPASNQTLPRER